From Melospiza melodia melodia isolate bMelMel2 chromosome 19, bMelMel2.pri, whole genome shotgun sequence, one genomic window encodes:
- the NELFCD gene encoding negative elongation factor C/D isoform X2 gives MEDADYFEGSAAEWGSEADGGAQDDEDGEGEDDAEVQQECLKKFSTPDYIMEPSIFNTLKRYFQAGGSPENVIQLLSENYTAVAQTVNLLAEWLIQTGVEPMQVQETVENHLKSLLIKHFDPRKADSIFTEEGETPAWLEQMIAHTTWRDLFYKLAEAHPDCLMLNFTVKLISDAGYQGEITSVSTACQQLEVFSRVLRTSLATILDGGEENLEKNLPEFAKMVCHGEHTYLFAQAMMSILAQEEQGGSAVRRIAQEVQRYAHEKGHDASQITLALGTAASYPRACQALGAMLSKGALNPADITVLFKMFTSMDPPPVELIRVPAFLDLFMQSLFKPGAKINQDHKHKYIHILAYAASVVEMWKKNKRVSINKDELKSTSKAIETVHNLCCNENKGASELVAELSTLYQCIRFPVVAMGVLKWVDWTVSEPRYFQLQTDHTPVHLALLDEISTCHQLLHPQVLQLLVKLFETEHSQLDVMEQLELKKTLLDRMVHSLSRGYVLPVVSYIRKCLEKLDTDISLIRYFVTEVLDVIAPPYTSDFVQLFLPILENESIAGTIKTEGEHDPVTEFIAHCKSNFIMMN, from the exons ATGGAGGACGCCGATTACTTCGAGGGCAGCGCAGCCGAGTGGGGCAGCGAGGCGGACGGGGGCGCG CAAGATGATGAGGATGGGGAGGGAGAAGATGATGCCGAAGTTCAGCAGGAGTGCCTGAAGAAATTTTCAACGCCTGATTATATAATGGAACCGTCTATATTTAACACGTTAAAGAG ATATTTCCAAGCAGGAGGATCTCCAGAGAATGTTATTCAGCTCCTCTCTGAAAACTACACTGCAGTGGCACAGACTGTCAATTTGCTGGCAGAGTGGCTCATTCAGACAG GTGTTGAGCCAATGCAGGTGCAGGAGACTGTGGAGAACCACTTGAAGAGTTTACTGATCAAGCACTTCGACCCTCGGAAAGCAGATTCCATCTTCACAGAGGAGGGAGAG aCTCCAGCCTGGCTTGAGCAAATGATAGCACATACCACGTGGAGAGACCTTTTTTACAAATTGGCAGAAGCCCATCCTGATTGTTTAATGCTTAATTTTACTGTGAAG ctTATATCTGATGCTGGGTATCAAGGGGAGATAACCAGTGTTTCAACAGCATGTCAGCAACTAGAAGTATTTTCCAGAGTCCTGCGTACATCTCTGGCAACAATTTTAGATGGAGGAGAAGAAAACCTTGAGAAAAACCTCCCTGAGTTTGCT AAGATGGTGTGCCACGGGGAACACACGTACCTCTTTGCCCAGGCCATGATGTCCATCCTGGCGCAGGAGGAGCAGGGCGGCTCCGCCGTGCGCCGCATCGCGCAGGAGGTTCAGCGCTACGCCCACGAGAA AGGCCACGATGCCAGTCAGATCACCTTAGCACTGGGTACTGCAGCCTCCTACCCCCGAGCTTGCCAGGCTCTGGGGGCAATGCTGTCCAAAGGAGCTCTGAATCCAGCAGATATCACGGTCCTGTTCAAAATGTTTACAAGCATGGACCCACCTCCAGTAGAACTG ATTCGAGTGCCTGCATTTCTGGACCTCTTCATGCAGTCCTTGTTTAAACCAGGTGCTAAGATCAACCAGGACCACAAACATAAATATATCCACATACTGGCATATGCAGCTAGTGTTGTAGAGATGTGGAAAAAG AACAAGAGAGTCAGCATCAACAAGGATGAACTCAAGTCGACCTCAAAAGCCATTGAGACTGTTCACAATCTGTGTTGCAATGAGAACAAAGGGGCATCAGAGCTGGTTGCAGAACTGAGCACTCTCTATCAGTGCATCAG GTTcccagtggtggccatgggggtgTTGAAGTGGGTGGACTGGACAGTGTCAGAGCCACGGTACTTCCAGCTGCAGACTGATCACACCCCAGTTCACCTAGCCCTGCTGGATGAG ATCAGTACATGCCATCAGCTGCTTCATCCCCAAGTTCTGCAACTTCTTGTCAAGCTCTTTGAAACAGAACATTCTCAGCTGGATGTGATGGAGCAG cTGGAGCTGAAGAAGACTCTCCTGGACAGGATGGTTCACTCGCTCAGCCGGGGCTACGTCCTGCCCGTCGTCAGCTACATCCGCAAATGCCTGGAGAAGCTGGACACAGACATCTCCCTCATCAGATACTTTGTGACAGAG GTGCTTGATGTGATTGCTCCTCCATATACCTCAGACTTTGTACAGCTTTTTCTTCCAATCTTGGAGAATGAAAGCATTGCAGGCACTATAAAAACAGAAGGTGAACATGATCCTGTCACAGAGTTCATAG CTCATTGCAAATCTAACTTTATTATGATGAACTAA
- the NELFCD gene encoding negative elongation factor C/D isoform X1, with translation MEDADYFEGSAAEWGSEADGGAQDDEDGEGEDDAEVQQECLKKFSTPDYIMEPSIFNTLKRYFQAGGSPENVIQLLSENYTAVAQTVNLLAEWLIQTGVEPMQVQETVENHLKSLLIKHFDPRKADSIFTEEGETPAWLEQMIAHTTWRDLFYKLAEAHPDCLMLNFTVKLISDAGYQGEITSVSTACQQLEVFSRVLRTSLATILDGGEENLEKNLPEFAKMVCHGEHTYLFAQAMMSILAQEEQGGSAVRRIAQEVQRYAHEKGHDASQITLALGTAASYPRACQALGAMLSKGALNPADITVLFKMFTSMDPPPVELIRVPAFLDLFMQSLFKPGAKINQDHKHKYIHILAYAASVVEMWKKNKRVSINKDELKSTSKAIETVHNLCCNENKGASELVAELSTLYQCIRFPVVAMGVLKWVDWTVSEPRYFQLQTDHTPVHLALLDEISTCHQLLHPQVLQLLVKLFETEHSQLDVMEQLELKKTLLDRMVHSLSRGYVLPVVSYIRKCLEKLDTDISLIRYFVTEVLDVIAPPYTSDFVQLFLPILENESIAGTIKTEGEHDPVTEFIGESRLFLPYLLPFVSFTS, from the exons ATGGAGGACGCCGATTACTTCGAGGGCAGCGCAGCCGAGTGGGGCAGCGAGGCGGACGGGGGCGCG CAAGATGATGAGGATGGGGAGGGAGAAGATGATGCCGAAGTTCAGCAGGAGTGCCTGAAGAAATTTTCAACGCCTGATTATATAATGGAACCGTCTATATTTAACACGTTAAAGAG ATATTTCCAAGCAGGAGGATCTCCAGAGAATGTTATTCAGCTCCTCTCTGAAAACTACACTGCAGTGGCACAGACTGTCAATTTGCTGGCAGAGTGGCTCATTCAGACAG GTGTTGAGCCAATGCAGGTGCAGGAGACTGTGGAGAACCACTTGAAGAGTTTACTGATCAAGCACTTCGACCCTCGGAAAGCAGATTCCATCTTCACAGAGGAGGGAGAG aCTCCAGCCTGGCTTGAGCAAATGATAGCACATACCACGTGGAGAGACCTTTTTTACAAATTGGCAGAAGCCCATCCTGATTGTTTAATGCTTAATTTTACTGTGAAG ctTATATCTGATGCTGGGTATCAAGGGGAGATAACCAGTGTTTCAACAGCATGTCAGCAACTAGAAGTATTTTCCAGAGTCCTGCGTACATCTCTGGCAACAATTTTAGATGGAGGAGAAGAAAACCTTGAGAAAAACCTCCCTGAGTTTGCT AAGATGGTGTGCCACGGGGAACACACGTACCTCTTTGCCCAGGCCATGATGTCCATCCTGGCGCAGGAGGAGCAGGGCGGCTCCGCCGTGCGCCGCATCGCGCAGGAGGTTCAGCGCTACGCCCACGAGAA AGGCCACGATGCCAGTCAGATCACCTTAGCACTGGGTACTGCAGCCTCCTACCCCCGAGCTTGCCAGGCTCTGGGGGCAATGCTGTCCAAAGGAGCTCTGAATCCAGCAGATATCACGGTCCTGTTCAAAATGTTTACAAGCATGGACCCACCTCCAGTAGAACTG ATTCGAGTGCCTGCATTTCTGGACCTCTTCATGCAGTCCTTGTTTAAACCAGGTGCTAAGATCAACCAGGACCACAAACATAAATATATCCACATACTGGCATATGCAGCTAGTGTTGTAGAGATGTGGAAAAAG AACAAGAGAGTCAGCATCAACAAGGATGAACTCAAGTCGACCTCAAAAGCCATTGAGACTGTTCACAATCTGTGTTGCAATGAGAACAAAGGGGCATCAGAGCTGGTTGCAGAACTGAGCACTCTCTATCAGTGCATCAG GTTcccagtggtggccatgggggtgTTGAAGTGGGTGGACTGGACAGTGTCAGAGCCACGGTACTTCCAGCTGCAGACTGATCACACCCCAGTTCACCTAGCCCTGCTGGATGAG ATCAGTACATGCCATCAGCTGCTTCATCCCCAAGTTCTGCAACTTCTTGTCAAGCTCTTTGAAACAGAACATTCTCAGCTGGATGTGATGGAGCAG cTGGAGCTGAAGAAGACTCTCCTGGACAGGATGGTTCACTCGCTCAGCCGGGGCTACGTCCTGCCCGTCGTCAGCTACATCCGCAAATGCCTGGAGAAGCTGGACACAGACATCTCCCTCATCAGATACTTTGTGACAGAG GTGCTTGATGTGATTGCTCCTCCATATACCTCAGACTTTGTACAGCTTTTTCTTCCAATCTTGGAGAATGAAAGCATTGCAGGCACTATAAAAACAGAAGGTGAACATGATCCTGTCACAGAGTTCATAGGTGAGTCACGTTTATTCCTTCCATACCTGCTTCCATTTGTGTCTTTTACATCTTGA